DNA from Arthrobacter sp. PvP023:
CCGCCACCCCTGGTGAAGTTCTTGTCCAGATAACGCGACTTGGCGGCCGATCAGCTCCCGTTACCTGGACAAAAACTCTCCCGAGTGGGCCTAGACGATGTCCTGGCTCTTGGCGAAGCGGGTGATGGCACGCTGCGTGCCCCGGTTGGCCAGGACCTGGATGATGGCGCTGACAGCCGCCGAGATCAGCGCAAAGGTCAGGGCGCTGCGCAGGGTGGTGGGGACGTCGTCCTTGTCGCCCTTCGGGGGCTTGCGGCCGGTGATCTTTTCCCAGACGACGTCAACGGCCTTGGTGCCGGCGAATCCGGCAAGCAGGCTCACTCCGGTTCCAAGCAGCTTGATGAAAAAACTCACTCCAGTACCCCTTTACAGGTGGGAAACAACGGAAACAGGGCTTCCCCTAGCCTAGCCGCATCAACCCGGCCGCATCACCGCGCATTGTGACACCCTCCCCGGGATTTCGCGGGCCCGCGGGTGTAAACTGATCCACGCCCACAAGGGCGAATTGATACGACAGGGGAGCGTCGCCGTCGGGCATCACTGGAACATTCCAGGGAACCGGAGGCGGGCGCTGAGAGTGCGGACAGCCGCAGACCCTCGAACCTGATCCGGTTAGTACCGGCGCAAGGGAGTCGAGTTCTCAGAGTGTCCGGCAGCAGGCGGCGGAAGCCGCGGACGGTCCGGGGAACACTCTCCCCTCCTGTACCTCAGGAGGAAGAAAATGACTGGAATTACGGCCAAGCAGACGCTTGGCAACAGCAAGTACAACTGGCGTGTGGTGGACATTGTGGTTGCCGCGTTGATCGCAGTAGCCGGAGGCGTCATTTTCTGGGCCTGGTCCCAGGGGGCTGCCGCAGTTTCGCCGCCCATGAACGCCGTCTACCCGCCGCTGACCGGCCTTATCGCAGGCGGCTGGATGATTCCCGCCGTCCTGGGCATGCTGATCATCCGCAAGCCCGGAGCCGCCCTGTTCTGCGAAACAGTGGCCGCCACGGGTGAGCTGATCATGGGCTCGCAGTACGGCGCATCGGTGCTGTTCTCCGGCTTCGTGCAGGGGCTCGGCGCGGAGATCATCTTCGCGGTGTTCGTTTACAAGAAGTTCAACCTGCCCGTTTCGCTGCTGGCCGGTGCCGCTGCAGGCCTCTTCTGCGGCCTGAACGACTCGTTCGCACCGTGGGGCTGGAACATCGCCTACGCTGCCGGCGACAAGCTGGCCTACATCATCTTCACGGCCATCTCCGGCGCCATCATCGCCGGCGGCCTGTCCTGGCTCGCCACCCGCGGACTGGCCCGGACCGGTGTGCTGAGCTCCTTCGCGTCCCGCAAGGCAGCGACGGAGCCTGTCTTCTCCTGATGAACGCACACTGCTCATGACGCCTTCCGACACCGTCCGCCCGGCAGCGGTTACGGCACGCGGCTGGGGCTGGCGGCATGCCGGCCGGTCCCGGCCCGCCGTCCACGGCTTGGACCTGGACATTCAGCCGGGCGAACGCGTGCTGCTGCTGGGTCCCTCCGGCGCGGGCAAATCCACGCTGCTGCACGCACTCGCCGGGGTGCTCGGGGACAGCGACTCCGGAGCCCACCACGACGGAACGCCGGATGCCGACGACTCCGACGAGACCGGTTCCCTGCTCATCGACGGTGCCCCGCCGCGTGCTCAGCGCGGCCGCGCCGGCCTCATGCAGCAGGACCCCGAGACGCAGGTGGTCCTTTCCCGCGTGGGGGACGACGTCGCCTTCGGCGCCGAGAACCTCGCCGTGCCGCGCGCGGACATCTGGACTCGTGTCGGAGAGGCGCTCGACGACGTCGGGCTGGCCCACCTGCCGCTGGACCACCCGACGTCGGCCCTGTCCGGCGGGCAGAAGCAGCGCCTCGCGCTTGCCGGGATCCTCGCCATGCGCCCGGGACTGCTGCTCCTCGACGAGCCCACTGCCAACCTGGACCCTGCCGGCGTCCTGGAAGTCCGTGACGCCGTGGGCCGGTGCCTGGACAAGACCGGGGCAACGCTGGTGGTGGTGGAACACCGCGTGGGCGTGTGGAAGGACCTTGTGGACCGGATCGTGGTGCTGCAGCCGGGATCTTCCACGGACACCGCGGTGCTCCTGGACGGCCCTCCGGACCGGGTCCTGGCAGAGGCGCGGGACATGCTCGTCTCCGCCGGCGTATGGGTGCCCGGGTACGTGCCCGCCACCCGGGCGCGAACGGGTGATGCAGGAGTGCCGGGTGCCACTGGAACGCAGGGCGAGCCGGGGGCCGGGAACCTCCTGCTGGCCGCCGAAAACCTTGCCGTGTCCCGCGAACGCCCCCGCCGGCGGCGCTTCAAGGCTGTCCCGCCGGTCCCCGTGCAGTCCGGCATCACGGCGCAGGTCCGCGCCGGCCAGGCATTGACCATCACGGGTCCCAACGGTTCCGGAAAGTCCACGTTTGCCCTGACCCTCGCCGGGCTGCTCCAGCCGGTGGAGGGCTCGGTTTCCGCCACGGTCGACCTCAGCCAAGGTGCCGGCATTGACCCGTACAAGTGGAAGGCGGAGCAGTTGATCTCCCGGATCGGCACCGTGTTCCAGGAACCGGAGCACCAGTTCGTCACCGGCCGGGTGCTGGATGAGCTGATGTTCGGCCCGCGGCACCTGGGCCACGGCGAGGATCGCGTGGACGAACTCCTGGAGCGCCTCCGGCTGACCAAGCTGGTGGACGCCAACCCCTACACACTCTCCGGCGGGGAGAAGCGCCGGCTGTCTGTCGCCACCGTCCTGGCCGCGCATCCCCGCGTGCTGATCCTGGACGAGCCCACGTTCGGCCAGGACGCCAACACCTGGGCCGAGCTCGCCTCCTTCCTCTCCGAACTCCTCGACGCCGGCACCGCCGTGGTGTCGGTGACCCACGACCAGGAGTTCAGCGACGTCCTGGGCGGTACCGAGCTGAAACTGGGCGCGCCCGAACCCGGGCGGCCAGGACTGCGCAACCCGAAGGTGGCTGCACCATGAGGCAAGCGCTGACCCTGCAGGCGAACCACGCCCTGCTCACCCGGGCCAATCCGCTGGCCAAGTTCGCCGTCGTCATGCTGATGACCGTGGTGCTGGCGCTGTCCATCGACTGGGTGTCCGCCTCCGTGGCGCTGGCCTTCGAGCTGCTGCTCTTTCCGCTGGCGGGACTGACCGTCGCGTTGCTCTGGCAGCGTGGCTGGCCGCTGATCCTGGCGGCTGCACTGGGCGGCTGGAGCACCTCGATTCTGGCGCCTGACGCCGGAAGGATACTGCTCGACGTCGGCATCTGGTCCATCAGTGAAGGTTCGCTGGAGCTGGGGCTGGGATTCCTGCTGCGGGGGGTGGCGATCGCCCTCCCCGCGGTGCTGTTGATGAGTTGCACGGACCCGACCGACCTGGCAGACGCCCTCGCCCAGAAAGCGAAGCTGCCGCACCGCTTCGTGCTGGGTACGCTAGCCGCCATGCGGCTCGTGGGGCTGATGGCCGAAGAATGGCAGACGATCGGCATGGCCCGGCGCGCCCGCGGTGTGGGCTCGCACGGCAGTCCGGCGCAGCGCCTCAAGGCCACGCTCGGACAGAGCTTTGGGCTCCTGGTCCAGGCCGTGCGCCGGGCGTCACGGCTGGCCGTCACCATGGAGGCTCGGGGGTTCGGCGGTGCGCAGCGGACCTGGGCGCGTGAGTCCACGTTCAGCATGCTGGACATCTGGGTAGTTCTCGGCGGCGTGCTGATTGCCGCCGCGGCAGTGTCCGCGGCAGTCGGTGCGGGGGCCTGGAACATGGTGTTCCTCGGGCAGCAGTAGCTTCCGGGGCCGGCGCCCGCATATCGCACGAAGTGGATATTTTGTGAGTTTGAGTGCACTTTCCGGCGTTTCGAATGGCCGAATAGCTCATGCGTGATATTTTTCTTGTATGACTCAAGAGACTGCTGAACACGTTGGCCTGCTGCTCCGCGATGCCCGCGGGGAGAAGGGCTGGACCCAGGGGCAGCTGGCAGCCGAGCTGGGCACCAGCCAAAGCGCCATCGCCCGGATGGAACAGGGCAAGCAGAACCTCAGCCTCAAAATGATCCAGCGGCTTGAGGCCATTGTTGGACGCAGCATCGTCAAAGTGGGCCGGCCGCAGATGACGCACCTCCGGGTGGAGGGCGGCCGCACGCTATCCGGTTCGGTGGACGTCAACAGCAGCAAGAACGCCGGAGTTGCCCTTCTCTGCGCCAGCCTCATCAACCGCGGCACCACCACGCTGCGCCGGCTGGCCCGGATCGAGGAAGTGAACCGGATCGTGGAGGTCCTGACCAGTATCGGCGTCGAATGCACCTGGCTCAATGCCAACGATCTGCAGATCCGCCGCCCCGCCGTGCTGGACCTGGACTCCATGGACGTGGAGGCTGCCCGCCGCACCCGCAGCGTGATCATGCTGCTGGGGCCGCTCCTGGACGAGTCCGCGGAGTACCGCCTCCCGTACGCGGGCGGCTGCGACCTTGGCACCCGCACCGTGGAGCCGCACATGCAGGCCCTGCGCCAGTTCGGCCTGTCGGTGGAAGCCACGTCCGGCTTCTATTCGGTGCAGGCACCGCCGGCCGACGGCGACAACCGCACCTTTGTGCTGAGCGAACGCGGTGACACAGTCACCGAAAACGCCATCATGGCGGCCGCCCACCGCCGCGGCACCACGGTGATCCGCAACGCCAGCCCCAACTACATGGTGCAGGATCTCTGCTTCTACCTGCAGGGCCTGGGCGTGGAGATCGACGGCGTGGGGACCACCACCCTGAAAATCACCGGGCTGCCCTCCATCGACGTCGACATCGAGTACTTCCCGTCCGAGGACCCCATCGAAGCGATGAGCCTCATCACGGCCGGCATCGTGACCAATTCCGAGGTCACCATCCGCCGGGTTCCCATCGAGTTCATGGAGATCGAACTGGCCACCCTGGAGCAGATGGGCCAGGAACTGGAGATTTCCGGGGAGTACTTTGCCCGTAACGGCCGTACCCGGCTGGTGGACGTCACTACGAAGCCCTCCGCATTGCATGCCCCGACGGACAAGATCCACCCCATGCCGTTCCCCGGCCTGAACATCGACAACCTGCCGTTTTTCGCCGTCATTGCCGCGAATGCCGAAGGCCAGACCATGATCCACGACTGGGTCTACGAGAACCGGGCCATCTACCTCACCGAGCTGAACAAGCTGGGGGCCCGCGTCCAACTGCTGGACCCGCACCGGATCTACGTCAACGGACCCACCAGGTGGCGTGCCGCCGAGGTGGGCTGCCCGCCCGCCCTCCGCCCGGCCGCCTGTATCCTGCTGGCCATGCTGGCTGCCCGCGGTGTTTCGGAACTGCGCAACATCTACGTGATCGAGCGCGGGTACGAGGACCTGGCCGAGCGGCTCAACACCATCGGTGCGAAGATCGAGTACTTCCAGGACTGACCCGTTCCGCCCTGTAAGGCAGGCGCCGTTGCGGCGCCTGTCTTACAGGGCGGCACAGGAGCACAATGTATGCATGCGAACTTTCGGGGTTGAGGAAGAGCTGCTGATTGTGGACCCCGTGACCGGGGAGCCGCTGGCGCTGGCGGACGCCCTGCTGGCAGGGCGGACGCTTGCTGCGGACGACGCTCCGGACAAACCCCGGATCCCTGACCCTCACGATCCAAACCGTCACGACGGCGACACCGGGCTCACTGCCGAACTGAAACTCGAGCAGATCGAGACGCAGACCCGTCCGTGCCTGAACTATGAGGAGCTGCTCCTCCAGATCCGCCAGGGCCGGGCCCTGGCCGACACCGCCGCGAAGAAACACAATGCGCGGGTGGCCGCGCTGGCGACTTCGCCGATTGCCTCCACGACGCACACCACACCGAACCCCCGCTATGCCACCATGCAGGAGCGATTTGGCCTCACCGTCCACGAGCAGCTGACTTGCGGGTTCCACGTCCACACTTTCGTCGAATCCCCGGAAGAAGGCGTGGCTGTCATCGACCGGATCAGGGACAAGCTGGCGGTGCTGACCGCGCTCAGCGCGAACTCGCCGTACTGGAAGGGCGTGGAGACCGGCTTCGAGAGTTACCGCACCCAGGCCTGGAACCGCTGGCCGACGTCGGGCCCGTCCCAGATCTTCGGGACGCACTCCATGTACCGCCGCGTGGTCACCCGGCTGCTGGACAGCGGCGTGCTGCTTGACGAAGGCATGATCTATTTTGACGCGCGGCTCTCCCGCAACCACCCCACCGTGGAGGTCCGGGTGGCGGACGTCTGCCTGCAGGCCGAGGACGCCGCCCTGATCGCCGTCCTGGTGCGGGGCCTGGTGGAATCGGCCAGCAGGGAATGGCGGGCCGGTGTGGACCCCGCGCCCGTACCGACGGTGCTCTTGCGGATGGCCGCGTGGCAGGCGAGCAATTGCGGACTGAGGGGAGACCTCCTGGATTTCGGCACATTCCGTCCCGCTCCCGCAGAGGAAGTGGTGGATGCGCTGGTGGACTACGTGGCGCCCGTCCTGGCGGAACAGGACGAGCTGGGACTGGCCCGGGAAGGCGTGCGGAGAATCCTGGACAGGGGGACCGGTTCGGAACAGCAGCGCCTTGCCATGCAGGAAGGCCTTGCCGGGACCTCGGACGCCGCTGCCGGGCTGGCCGCAGTGGTTGCCCACGCGGTGGACGTGAGCATGCGCCGGACCGAAGCCATCACCGCGCGCGAGAAAGCGCCCGTGCTGTTGCGCGTCCGCCAGTCCTGAACAGGTTCCTACTACCCCGGAGCGCGCCATGGAAACCGAATACGCAACAGTCACGGGACATGATGTCACCACCATCACCTGTGTCTGCGGTAACACCGTCAGCGACGAGGGGCTGATCCAGGCCAACTCCGAAGGCATGCCCGTGCACCTTGGCGAGGGAACTCCCGTGCCTGCCGGACTGGCCGAGTGGCCCGGGGACGAGGACCTCTACACGCTGTGCCCGGCATGCGGGCGGGTCTACCATGACACCGTCATCGAAGAGACCGGAACCGCGCCCGTGGCTTTCACCGTGGACGTTGCGGCCGCCCCGATAGCCGAAGCGATCCGCTTGCACTGGGAACTGGACACCTGACGTTCGGCGCGGCAGGCCGTCGTAGCTTCGCGCTGGTCAGATCTGCTTAAGCGCCTGCTCCAGGTCACGGATGAGGTCGTCAACATCCTCGAGTCCTACCGACAGGCGGACCACGCCGTCGCTCAGCCCGATGGCGGCCCGGCCTTCCGGCCCCATGGCGCGGTGCGTCGTGGTGGCCGGGTGGGTGATGAGCGTCTTGGCATCGCCGAGGTTGTTGGAAATGTCGATGATCCGCAGCGCGTCCAGCAGCGCAAAGGCTGCTTCCTTCGCCGTGCGGCCCGCCGACGGCAAGAGCTCCAGCGTGAGTACGGTACCGCCGGCCTTCATCTGCTTGGCCGCCAGCTCATACTGCGGGTGGGACTTCAGCAGCGGGTACTTGACCCAGCTGACCGCCGGCTGGTCTTCCAGCCATTCGGCCAGGCGAAGCGCGGAGGCCGAGGAATGGTTGACGCGCAGCGCCATGGTTTCCAGGCCCTTCGTCAGCACCCAGGCGTTGAAGGCGGACAGCGCGGGCCCCGTGTGGCGCATCAGCTGCTTGACCGGGCCTTCGATGAACTCCTTGGTGCCCAGGATGGCACCGCCGAGAACCCGCCCCTGGCCGTCGATGTGCTTGGTGCCGGAGTAGACCACCACATCCGCGCCGAGCTCCCCGCAGCGCTGCAGCAGGGGAGTGGCAAAGACATTGTCGACGACGACGGTCGCCCCTGCCGCGTGTGCCAGTTCGCTGACCGCGGCGATGTCCACGATTTCCTGCATGGGGTTCGACGGCGACTCAAAGAAGACCGCCGTCGTGGGCTCCGAAAGGGCGGCGCGCCACTGCTCCAGGTCCGGGCCGTCCACGAACACCGTTTCCACGCCCCACCGAGGCAGGATCTCGTTCAAAATCACAAAGCAGGAGCCGAACAGCGAGCGGGCGGCAACCACCCGGTCACCGGCAGCCAGCAGGGCGCCCAGTGCCGTGAAGACGGCGGACATGCCGGACGCCGTCGCAAAGCACGCCTCGGTGCCCTCGAGCAGCCGGAGCCGTTCCTGGAAGGTGGCCACGGAGGGGTTGCCGTACCGGGAGTACACAAACCGTTCGTCCTCGCCGGTGAATGCGCGCTCGGCGGCTGCCGCGGATTCGTAGACGAACCCTGAGTTGAGGAAGATCGGCTCGGCGGTCTCCTGGAAATTGGTGCGGTCAAGACCGCCGCGGACAGCCTGGGTGTCGGGGCTCCAGCCGGCGGCGTCGGGATTGAAGGTCACTTAGTTCTTTCCGAGGTTGGTGGGCAGGCCGCGGTTCTTCCAGCCGTTGACGGTGCGTTCGCCGAAACGGTCCGGTTCGCCTTCAAAGCCTTCGAGGACGTTGTAGGCGGTGAACCCGGCCCGCGTGGCGGCTATGGCGGCGGCGACGGACCGTACGCCGGAACGGCAGAGGAACACCAGTTCGACGCCGGAATCCTCTGGGGCCTGCTGCTTCAGCTGGTCGACAAAGTCCGGGTTGGGGATGCCGCCGGGGAAGGTCCACTGGATGAAGAGGGGATCGTTGTCCGTGGCTTTGGTGTCCGGGATGCCGATGTGCGCCCACTCGCCCTCGGTCCGGACATCCACCAGGACGGCGCCCTGTTCCAGTTTGGCCCAGGCGTCCTGCGGGCTCAGGTCTCCGGCGTAGCTCATGCGTGGCCCTCGAAGCCTTCGCCCGGGAAGTCGGCGTCGAACTCAAGTTCGTCCACTGCGGTTGCCACTGCAGCGTCGGAGCTGGCGACGGCCTCGGGCAGGATCACGGCCTGGGCCACGATCACGGTGGTGCCGTTGAAGGTTGCCGCCGGGCTCCCGTGCAGGACATAGCCGTCGGCCAGCGCCGCGGAGATGCGCTCGCAGAACGAGCGGTCGTCGGGGCCGGTGATTAGCCGGTAGGCCAGCCGTTCCTGCGGCAGTGCCCGGGCCGGTTGTTCCTGGCCGGCGGCAGCCGGTTCGGCTGCCGGGGCCAGCGGTGCGGGTGCGTCGGACACGACGGATCTCCTTCTCTCACGCTTGCAACTCGAATATCGATATGCCGAGTATTCACCTGAGGCACCCCGCCGTGGAAGGAGGGTTGCCGACCGGCCAGTCAGGGCTTGGCACCGGTTCTCATTACTCCCCAAAAACGTAACACTTACGACGGCGGCCCGCACCGCCGTCGTCGTCATCTTCCGTAACGGGAGCGCCCGCACCGCGGCCGCGCACCGGCGCCGCATCCGCCCCTGCGCGACCCCCGACTGCAGTTACAAAAGACCCCGCCGGGAGGATAATGACGGGAGATGAACCGCTGTAACGCCGGATGAAATCAGGCAGCCGTGAATGAATCGAATCGGAATACAGTCAGTCCCATGCTGCACTTCGGTTGGTTTGTGGGTCACGGTTTCGGTGTCCAGGGCTGGGGCACGCCCGGCTACGGCATCGGGTACGACTGGAAAAAACCCGCCCTGTACCAGCACGCCGTGCGGGAATTCGAGCGGGCCGGGCTGGACCTTTTCATCATCGAGGACTCCCTCACGGTGCCGGACACCTACGGCGGGAGCGCCGAGGTGTCGCTGGCGCAGGCATCCTTCGCACCCAAGCACGATCCGCTGGCCCTGGTGCCCTACCTGCTCTCCGTCACGGAACACCTGGGCATTGTTCCCACGGTGAGTGCGTCGTTCTATCCGCCGTTCACGGCGGCACGGCTGCTGGCCACCCTGCAGCATTTCTCCAACGGCCAGGTGGGCTGGAACGTGGTGACCTCCGGCAGCGACCTTGCCGCGCAGAACTACGGCCTGGACCAGCAGATCGAGCACGACCTCCGCTACGAGAAAGCGGAGGAATTCGTGGACGTGGTGCGCAAGCTCTGGCGCAGCTGGGAGCCGGACGCCATTGTGGAGGACGCGGACGCAGGCATCTTCGCGGACCACACGAAGGTCCACCCGATCAACCACGACGGCGAGTTCTTCAAGGTCCGTGGACCGCTGAACACCGCACCGATGCCCGAGGAACCGGTGCTGGTGCAGGCCGGGGCGTCACCGCGGGGCAAGGCCTTCGCGGGCGCCAACACGGATGTCGCGATTGCCCTGGCCAGGGGTGCGGACGGCATGAAGGCCTACCGTGATTCGATCCGGGCCGAGGCAGCCGCGGCAGGGCGGAACCCCGACGACGTCAAGGTGCTGTATGTCCTCAAGCCCGCCGTGGTGGGCTCCCGCGCCGAAGCGGACGAGCTCCGGGAGCAGCGCCGCCAGCTGAAGCGGCGCGACATCGACAGCCAGCTGAACTCCATCTCCTACCTCTCCGTGATCGACTTCAAACAGTTCGACCTTGACGCCCCGCTCCCCGAGCTCACCACGAACAGCAACCAGGGCACCCTGGACCATTTCGCCAAGGCGGGTCCTCCCGGGTCCACTCTGCGCCAGCTCCTGCAGGCCCGCAGCGGCGGCGCAGGGGACAGCATCATCGGCACGGCCGAGGAGATTGCCGACTACCTCGAAGAAACCGGTGTCCAGGTGGGCGGGGACGGCTTCCTGTTCTCAGGTTTCGTTGACCCGGCCACCGTTCACGGCGTGCTGGACCGGCTGGCCCCGGTGCTGCGGCGCCGCGGGCTGCTCCGGACAAGCTATGGCGACGGCGGCTTCCGCCGGAACCTGCTGGACTTCTAGTGCCATGGGCGGCGGCAGCGGAAACTTCCTGATCGGCACGGCCCACCTGCGCGCCCGGGATATCGCCGAGGCCGCGGCTGATCCGGCCGTCAAGTTCGTCCTGAGCGTGGACGCCCTGGAGCTGATCGGGCTTTCGCGCGAGGTGGTGCAGCGGGCCATCGACTCCGGCCACCGCGTCTACGGCCTCAATACCTTGCTGGGGTCCGGGCGTGACACCGCCGTGGATGAACAGGCGGTCCTCGCGTACCAGGTGCAGGTTGTGCGGTACCACAACAGCGGGGTGGGCGGGTTTCTCGGCGCCGACGAGGTCCGGGCCGTGATCCTGGCGCGGCTGGCGGGCTTCAGCCGCGGCGGCTCCGGCGTCCGGCCGGAAACAGCACGCTTCTACGCTGAGATGCTCAACCGCGGGGTGGTCCCGGCGATCCCGCGTGAAGGGTCCGTCGGTTCCGCCGACCTGACCCACCTCGCCGCTGTGGCCGCCGTCGCCATCGGGGAAGGCCAGGCGGTGGCAACGGACGGTCAGCTGCTGCCCGGCGGGCAGGCCCTGGCGGACGCCGGGCTGGCCCCGCTGGAACTCGCGCCCGGCGAAGCCCTGGCTCTGGTCAGCTCCAACTCCTATTCCATCGGCGTCGGGGCGCTGGTGCTGCGCCGCCTCCTCCGCCTCGCCGATCTCGCGGACACCGCGCTCGCGCTGTCGCTCGAGGCGACGGCAAGGCACGACGGCGGCGGCAACCTTAGCCCGTTTTCGCCGGCTGTGCAGGCGGCCAAGGCAGTTCACGGGCAGTCGGTCACGGCGGCCCATGTGCTGCGGCTCCTCGAGGGCGGGTGGCTGGAGGACCCGGAGCGGGAGGTATCCGTGCAGGACGCGTTGTCCTTCCGCGCGGCACCCCAGACCCACGGCGCCA
Protein-coding regions in this window:
- a CDS encoding aromatic amino acid ammonia-lyase, whose product is MGGGSGNFLIGTAHLRARDIAEAAADPAVKFVLSVDALELIGLSREVVQRAIDSGHRVYGLNTLLGSGRDTAVDEQAVLAYQVQVVRYHNSGVGGFLGADEVRAVILARLAGFSRGGSGVRPETARFYAEMLNRGVVPAIPREGSVGSADLTHLAAVAAVAIGEGQAVATDGQLLPGGQALADAGLAPLELAPGEALALVSSNSYSIGVGALVLRRLLRLADLADTALALSLEATARHDGGGNLSPFSPAVQAAKAVHGQSVTAAHVLRLLEGGWLEDPEREVSVQDALSFRAAPQTHGAIRWQVTALEDALEVELNGRGDNPLTDIGSGRMVSGGNFQPMQLALAFEALRLGLAHLGISSERRIAKLYPPQRRIRQRHLEAATNGSPLEPEELPGLLWYSAAGLLSELKFLAAPATLGAPTLSADVEDHSTLAPLALQQLERSVDAAGKLLAIEALTAAYLLAGAEARAVRPLGNGTAAVVDRLSGLLARHLPAAALVEEARVELDAFLGNGFNSALNGGPESRAAGGTERQR